A part of Variovorax sp. HW608 genomic DNA contains:
- a CDS encoding 2-oxoglutarate dehydrogenase E1 component: MSDSSSAPSVYTAYQGNTYLFGGNAPYVEEMYENYLSNPGSVPDNWRAYFDALQNVPATDGSHTKDVPHLPVINAFAERAKAGTTKVVQASGADSELGRQRTAVQQLIAAYRNVGARWADLDPLKRAERPAIPELEPSFYGFSDADLETVFNTSNTFFGKDTMSLRDLLNALRETYCGTIGAEYMYMTDQSQKRWWQQKFESARTNPKLSADQKKRVLDRLTAAEGLERFLHTKYVGQKRFSLEGGESFIVSMDELINQAGARGVQEIVIGMAHRGRLNVLVNSLGKLPADLFAEFDHTAPEDLPSGDVKYHQGFSSDVSTPGGPVHLSLAFNPSHLEIVNPVVEGSVRARMDRRADPLGKQVLPVIVHGDAAFAGQGVVMETLALAETRGYSTGGTVHIVINNQIGFTTSDPRDSRSTLYCSDIVKMIEAPVLHVNGDDPEAVVLATQLALEFRMEFQKDVVVDIVCFRKLGHNEQDTPALTQPLMYKKIAQHPGTRKLYADKLAAQGLGDTLGDDLVKAQRAAFDAGKNTTDPVITNFKSKYAVDWTPFLNKKWTDAGDTAIPLAEWKRLAERITKSPEHFTVHPLVKKVLDDRAAMGRGEVNVDWGMGEHMAFASLVASGYPVRLSGEDCGRGTFTHRHAVLHDQNREKFDEGTYVPLSNVADNQAPFVVIDSILSEEAVLAFEYGYASNDPNTLVIWEAQFGDFANGAQVVIDQFIASGEVKWGRVNGITLMLPHGYEGQGPEHSSARLERFMQLSADTNMQVVQPTTASQIFHLLRRQMVRNLRKPLIIMTPKSLLRNKDATSPLSEFTRGGFQTVIPDVKDLKAEKVKRVIACSGKVYYDLAKKREEKGNDDVAIIRVEQLYPFPHKAFAAELKKYPNLVDVVWCQDEPQNQGAWFFVQHYIHENMQEGQKLGYAGRAASASPAVGYSHLHQEQQKALVDAAFAKLKGFVLTK; the protein is encoded by the coding sequence ATGAGCGATTCATCGTCGGCTCCATCCGTCTACACCGCCTATCAAGGCAATACGTACCTCTTCGGCGGCAACGCACCGTATGTCGAGGAGATGTATGAAAACTACCTCTCCAATCCCGGCAGCGTTCCCGACAACTGGCGCGCGTACTTCGACGCGCTGCAGAACGTGCCCGCCACCGACGGCAGCCACACCAAGGACGTTCCCCACCTTCCGGTCATCAACGCCTTCGCCGAGCGCGCCAAGGCGGGCACCACCAAGGTCGTCCAGGCCAGCGGCGCCGATTCCGAGCTCGGCCGCCAGCGCACCGCCGTCCAGCAGCTGATCGCAGCCTACCGCAACGTCGGCGCCCGCTGGGCCGACCTCGATCCGCTCAAGCGCGCCGAGCGTCCCGCCATTCCCGAACTCGAGCCTTCGTTCTACGGCTTTTCCGACGCCGACCTCGAGACGGTGTTCAACACCAGCAACACCTTCTTCGGCAAGGACACGATGTCCCTGCGCGACCTGCTCAACGCGCTGCGCGAAACCTACTGCGGCACCATCGGCGCCGAGTACATGTACATGACCGACCAGTCGCAGAAGCGCTGGTGGCAGCAGAAGTTCGAAAGCGCCCGCACCAACCCCAAGCTCAGCGCCGACCAGAAGAAGCGCGTGCTGGACCGCCTCACCGCCGCTGAAGGCCTGGAGCGCTTCCTCCACACCAAGTACGTCGGCCAGAAGCGCTTCTCGCTCGAAGGCGGCGAAAGCTTCATCGTCTCGATGGACGAGCTCATCAACCAGGCCGGCGCCCGCGGCGTGCAGGAAATCGTCATCGGCATGGCCCACCGCGGCCGCCTGAACGTGCTGGTCAACTCGCTGGGCAAGCTGCCCGCCGACCTGTTCGCCGAGTTCGACCACACCGCGCCCGAAGACCTGCCGAGCGGCGACGTGAAGTACCACCAGGGCTTCAGCTCGGACGTCTCGACCCCCGGCGGCCCGGTTCACCTGAGCCTCGCGTTCAACCCCTCGCACCTCGAAATCGTCAACCCGGTGGTCGAGGGCTCGGTGCGCGCCCGCATGGACCGCCGCGCCGACCCGCTCGGCAAGCAGGTGCTGCCGGTCATCGTGCACGGCGACGCGGCCTTCGCGGGCCAGGGCGTCGTGATGGAAACGCTGGCGCTGGCTGAAACGCGCGGCTATTCCACCGGCGGCACGGTGCACATCGTCATCAACAACCAGATCGGCTTCACCACCAGCGACCCGCGCGACAGCCGCTCGACGCTGTACTGCAGCGACATCGTCAAGATGATCGAGGCGCCGGTGCTGCACGTGAACGGCGACGACCCCGAAGCCGTGGTGCTCGCGACCCAGCTCGCCCTCGAATTCCGCATGGAATTCCAGAAGGACGTGGTGGTGGACATCGTCTGCTTCCGCAAGCTCGGCCACAACGAGCAGGACACCCCGGCGCTGACGCAGCCGCTGATGTACAAGAAGATCGCCCAGCATCCCGGCACGCGCAAGCTGTACGCCGACAAGCTGGCGGCCCAGGGCCTGGGCGACACGCTCGGCGACGACCTGGTCAAGGCGCAGCGCGCGGCCTTCGATGCCGGCAAGAACACCACCGACCCGGTCATCACCAACTTCAAGAGCAAGTACGCGGTCGACTGGACCCCGTTCCTCAACAAGAAGTGGACCGACGCCGGCGACACCGCGATTCCGCTGGCCGAATGGAAGCGTCTCGCCGAGCGCATCACCAAGTCGCCCGAACACTTCACCGTGCATCCGCTGGTCAAGAAGGTGCTCGACGACCGCGCAGCCATGGGCCGCGGCGAAGTCAACGTCGACTGGGGCATGGGCGAGCACATGGCCTTCGCCTCGCTGGTCGCCAGCGGCTACCCGGTGCGCCTGTCGGGCGAGGACTGCGGCCGCGGCACCTTCACGCACCGCCATGCCGTCCTGCATGACCAGAACCGCGAGAAGTTCGACGAAGGCACCTACGTGCCGCTTTCGAACGTGGCCGACAACCAGGCGCCGTTCGTCGTCATCGACTCGATCCTCTCCGAAGAGGCGGTGCTGGCCTTCGAATACGGCTATGCCTCGAACGACCCCAACACGCTCGTGATCTGGGAAGCGCAGTTCGGCGACTTCGCCAACGGCGCGCAGGTCGTGATCGACCAGTTCATCGCCTCGGGCGAAGTGAAGTGGGGCCGCGTCAACGGCATCACGCTGATGCTGCCGCACGGCTACGAAGGCCAGGGTCCGGAGCACAGCTCGGCGCGCCTGGAGCGCTTCATGCAGCTGTCGGCCGACACCAACATGCAGGTCGTGCAGCCGACCACGGCCAGCCAGATCTTCCACCTGCTGCGCCGCCAGATGGTGCGCAACCTGCGCAAGCCGCTGATCATCATGACGCCGAAGTCGCTGCTGCGTAACAAGGACGCGACCTCGCCGCTGTCCGAGTTCACCAGGGGCGGCTTCCAGACCGTCATTCCCGACGTCAAGGACCTCAAGGCCGAGAAGGTCAAGCGCGTGATCGCCTGCTCGGGCAAGGTCTACTACGACCTGGCCAAGAAGCGCGAGGAGAAGGGCAACGACGACGTGGCGATCATCCGCGTCGAGCAGCTCTATCCGTTCCCGCACAAGGCCTTCGCTGCCGAACTGAAGAAGTACCCCAATCTGGTCGATGTCGTCTGGTGCCAGGACGAGCCGCAGAACCAGGGCGCCTGGTTCTTCGTGCAGCACTACATCCACGAGAACATGCAGGAAGGCCAGAAGCTCGGCTACGCCGGCCGCGCCGCGTCGGCATCGCCGGCCGTGGGCTACTCGCATCTGCACCAGGAACAGCAGAAGGCGCTCGTCGACGCCGCCTTCGCGAAACTCAAGGGCTTCGTGCTGACCAAGTAA
- the alr gene encoding alanine racemase: MSRPSRALIDIQALRRNYRLARELHGGRALAVLKANAYGHGAVACAQALESTADGFAVAFLDEAIQLRQAGIEGPILILEGCFTQAELVEAHAHNCWVAVHQEEQLRALEKAPSQIRGIHAWLKFDSGMRRAGFPLALADTAAQRLQRCEAVSRMTLMTHFARADEPDSQATERQIAAFDTATAGISAERSLANSAGLLAWPAARRDWARPGILLYGADPLPGSPSALLPVMTLESEVFAVRKLEAGDALGYGAHYVAAAPRRVGLVAVGYADGYPRTVPQGTPVMVGAHRTQIIGRVSMDMLTIDLTDVPGEGVGSKVELWGKNVPVNDVASAVGTIGYELLCHVQRVPRIYQDAIATG; the protein is encoded by the coding sequence ATGAGCCGCCCCAGCCGGGCGCTGATCGACATTCAAGCCCTTCGAAGAAACTATCGCCTGGCTCGAGAGCTTCATGGCGGCCGGGCCCTCGCGGTCCTCAAGGCGAACGCCTATGGGCACGGTGCTGTCGCGTGCGCACAAGCGCTGGAGTCGACAGCGGATGGGTTCGCAGTCGCATTTCTTGACGAAGCGATCCAACTGCGCCAGGCCGGAATCGAGGGCCCTATCCTTATCCTGGAAGGATGCTTTACGCAGGCCGAGCTTGTCGAGGCGCATGCACACAACTGCTGGGTTGCTGTTCACCAGGAAGAGCAACTGAGAGCCTTGGAAAAGGCGCCTTCGCAGATCCGCGGCATCCATGCATGGCTCAAGTTCGACAGCGGCATGCGTCGGGCGGGATTTCCACTCGCCTTGGCCGATACGGCCGCCCAACGCCTGCAACGCTGCGAGGCGGTGTCGCGCATGACGCTCATGACTCATTTCGCCAGGGCGGACGAACCTGATTCGCAAGCCACCGAAAGGCAAATTGCAGCCTTCGATACCGCGACCGCCGGAATCTCCGCCGAACGAAGTCTTGCAAACTCGGCCGGTCTTCTCGCGTGGCCCGCTGCCCGTCGTGACTGGGCTCGTCCTGGAATCCTGCTTTACGGCGCGGACCCGCTTCCGGGAAGCCCGAGCGCACTCTTGCCGGTCATGACGCTGGAGAGCGAGGTCTTCGCGGTGCGCAAACTGGAAGCCGGTGACGCACTCGGCTATGGCGCTCACTATGTTGCCGCCGCGCCGCGGAGAGTCGGCTTGGTCGCGGTCGGCTACGCGGACGGGTACCCACGAACGGTGCCGCAGGGAACCCCGGTGATGGTCGGGGCGCACCGGACTCAGATCATCGGCCGGGTCTCAATGGATATGTTGACCATCGACCTGACGGACGTTCCGGGCGAGGGGGTGGGAAGCAAGGTCGAGCTCTGGGGAAAGAACGTTCCGGTCAACGACGTCGCATCGGCGGTCGGGACGATCGGGTATGAACTGCTGTGCCACGTTCAGCGGGTGCCTCGCATCTACCAGGACGCGATCGCGACGGGCTGA
- a CDS encoding proline racemase family protein has product MEPLRWNKSIELLLVHCQGEIGKVIVDGAPEIPGATMLEKMNYINERDDSLRRFVTLEPRASVNMSVNLLLTPTRDDADAGFIVLQSDRAHPMSGSNCICVVTALLESGRVKMTEPETTVRLETPAGLITVKARCEDGRCQSVSLDNVPAFVEALDKIISTPKWGDIPVDVAFGGVYYAIVDVKRVGLSIAPENARALAEAGIEIKQLIADQVRVSHPELPSVNQIAYVMFRDQEADGSVRTCTTLLPGRVDRSPCGTGSSANLAVLHARGLVKPGDSRRSRSIIGGEFVATVVGETRVAGRPAIYPRITGQAWIYGVERLRMDASDPMAKGFVLSDSWGPYVNAL; this is encoded by the coding sequence ATGGAACCCCTTCGCTGGAACAAGTCGATCGAGCTCCTGCTGGTCCACTGCCAGGGCGAGATCGGCAAAGTCATCGTCGATGGTGCACCGGAAATTCCCGGGGCCACGATGCTCGAGAAGATGAACTACATCAACGAGCGCGACGACAGCTTGCGCCGGTTCGTCACGCTCGAACCTCGTGCAAGCGTCAACATGTCGGTCAACTTGCTGCTTACTCCGACTCGCGACGATGCAGATGCAGGCTTCATCGTTCTGCAGTCCGATCGGGCTCATCCCATGTCCGGGAGCAACTGCATCTGTGTGGTGACGGCGCTGCTCGAATCGGGGCGTGTGAAGATGACGGAGCCTGAAACGACGGTTCGACTCGAGACGCCCGCGGGCCTCATCACGGTCAAGGCCCGTTGCGAGGACGGTCGTTGCCAGTCGGTCAGCCTGGACAACGTTCCGGCCTTCGTGGAGGCGCTGGACAAGATCATCAGCACGCCGAAGTGGGGGGACATCCCCGTCGACGTCGCGTTCGGAGGGGTCTACTACGCCATCGTGGACGTGAAGCGGGTCGGTCTGTCGATCGCTCCGGAAAATGCGAGAGCGCTCGCCGAAGCAGGCATCGAAATCAAGCAGTTGATCGCGGACCAGGTTCGAGTCAGTCACCCCGAACTCCCAAGCGTGAATCAGATCGCCTACGTGATGTTCCGCGATCAGGAGGCCGACGGCAGTGTGCGTACCTGCACAACCCTGCTTCCCGGGCGGGTGGACCGCTCGCCGTGCGGCACAGGCAGTTCCGCGAATCTCGCGGTGCTTCACGCCAGAGGGCTCGTCAAGCCCGGCGATAGCCGGCGCTCGCGTTCCATCATCGGTGGCGAATTCGTGGCGACCGTTGTTGGCGAGACCAGAGTCGCAGGTCGTCCCGCCATCTATCCCCGGATCACAGGCCAGGCATGGATCTATGGCGTCGAGCGCCTCCGAATGGACGCGTCGGACCCGATGGCAAAGGGCTTCGTGCTTTCGGATTCGTGGGGTCCCTACGTCAACGCGCTCTGA
- a CDS encoding aldehyde dehydrogenase family protein — translation MRNELFINGEWILPAKRGTFDVINPATEEVIHHAPAGTAEDVDAAVRAARAAFDHGPWRRTTGKDRAVFLRGFARLIRERLDELSEMEVLDNGKPLPEAKWDIGDAAGCFEYYAGLAEELDAQPSEPVALSDDRFTSKIVREPTGVAGAIIPWNYPLLMAAWKVAPALAAGCTIVLKPSELTPLTALELGTIAQEIGLPPGVLNIVAGLGPEAGRPLCDHPGVDKLAFTGSVPTGAKIMAAAARDIKNVSLELGGKSPFIVFEDSDIEQAVEWILFGIFWNQGQVCSATSRVLVERSLYPRLLDRLVEETRKIRIGDGMKAGTLLGPLVSSAQYEKVLAAIAQAEREGAMIASGGARAKGMEAGYFVEPTILVDVPLESAAWKEEIFGPVVCIRAFTSESEAVQLANDSPFGLAGAVMSKDERRAERVAAALRAGIVWINCSQPTFTEAPWGGYKQSGIGRELGRRGLDNYLETKQITRYVADTPWGWYIK, via the coding sequence ATGAGAAACGAACTCTTCATCAATGGCGAATGGATCCTGCCCGCCAAGCGCGGCACATTCGACGTTATCAATCCCGCGACCGAGGAGGTGATTCACCATGCCCCGGCAGGCACTGCCGAGGATGTCGATGCAGCGGTGCGGGCCGCGCGCGCTGCATTCGACCATGGCCCGTGGCGACGCACGACCGGCAAGGACCGCGCTGTCTTTCTGAGGGGGTTTGCACGGCTCATCCGCGAGCGACTCGATGAGTTGTCCGAGATGGAAGTACTGGACAACGGCAAGCCTCTGCCCGAAGCAAAATGGGACATCGGGGACGCGGCTGGCTGCTTCGAGTATTACGCGGGACTGGCCGAGGAACTGGATGCGCAGCCGAGCGAGCCTGTCGCCCTGAGCGATGACCGATTCACCTCGAAGATCGTGCGCGAGCCCACCGGAGTCGCGGGCGCCATCATCCCTTGGAACTACCCCTTGCTGATGGCTGCCTGGAAGGTTGCGCCCGCACTGGCTGCCGGATGCACCATCGTCTTGAAGCCATCGGAACTGACGCCGCTCACCGCCCTCGAGCTGGGTACGATCGCCCAGGAGATCGGCCTTCCTCCGGGCGTGCTCAACATTGTCGCGGGACTCGGGCCTGAGGCTGGGCGGCCCTTGTGCGATCACCCGGGTGTGGACAAGCTGGCGTTCACGGGCTCCGTGCCCACCGGCGCAAAGATCATGGCCGCCGCGGCTCGCGACATCAAAAACGTGAGCCTCGAGTTGGGCGGAAAGTCGCCCTTCATCGTTTTCGAAGACTCCGACATTGAGCAGGCCGTCGAATGGATCCTGTTCGGGATCTTCTGGAACCAGGGGCAGGTCTGCTCGGCCACATCCCGTGTGCTCGTCGAGCGGTCGCTCTACCCGCGGCTTCTGGACCGCTTGGTCGAAGAAACGCGCAAGATCCGAATTGGTGACGGCATGAAGGCGGGCACGCTTCTGGGGCCTTTGGTCTCGAGCGCGCAGTACGAAAAGGTGCTCGCTGCGATCGCGCAGGCGGAGCGCGAAGGCGCAATGATCGCGTCCGGTGGCGCCCGCGCAAAAGGCATGGAAGCCGGCTACTTCGTGGAGCCAACCATTCTGGTCGATGTGCCGCTCGAAAGTGCGGCCTGGAAGGAAGAGATCTTCGGACCCGTGGTCTGCATTCGCGCCTTCACGTCTGAGAGCGAGGCGGTTCAACTGGCCAACGACAGCCCCTTTGGCCTTGCTGGCGCAGTGATGTCAAAGGACGAACGCCGCGCCGAAAGAGTCGCGGCGGCACTGCGTGCCGGGATCGTGTGGATCAACTGCTCGCAGCCCACCTTCACGGAGGCACCCTGGGGCGGCTACAAACAGTCCGGGATCGGGCGTGAACTGGGCCGCCGGGGTCTGGACAACTACCTGGAGACGAAGCAGATCACCCGCTACGTCGCCGACACGCCGTGGGGCTGGTACATCAAGTAG
- the odhB gene encoding 2-oxoglutarate dehydrogenase complex dihydrolipoyllysine-residue succinyltransferase → MSIVEVKVPQLSESVAEATMLQWKKKPGEAVAVDEILIEIETDKVVLEVPAPAAGVLAEIVAGDGATVVADQLIAKIDTAAKAGAAAPAAAPAAAPAAAPAAAAAAAGGTSKSDVAMPAAAKLLADNKLATSDVTGTGKDGRVTKGDVLSAVAGGVTAKVAAPVAIPTGAPKTALPQVAAPARAPELGDRPEERVPMSRLRARIAERLLQSQATNAILTTFNEVNMAPVMEMRKRFQEKFEKEHGVKIGFMSFFVKAAVHALKKYPVLNASVDGNDIVYHGYFDIGIAVGSPRGLVVPILRNADQMSFADIEKKIAEYGAKARDGKLGIEEMTGGTFSISNGGVFGSMLSTPIINPPQSAILGVHATKDRAVVENGQIVVRPMNYLAMSYDHRIIDGREAVLGLVAMKEALEDPARLLFDI, encoded by the coding sequence ATGTCCATCGTTGAAGTCAAAGTCCCCCAGTTGTCCGAATCCGTGGCCGAAGCCACGATGCTCCAGTGGAAGAAGAAGCCCGGCGAAGCGGTCGCCGTCGATGAAATCCTGATCGAGATCGAGACCGACAAGGTCGTGCTCGAAGTGCCGGCGCCCGCCGCCGGCGTGCTGGCCGAGATCGTTGCCGGCGACGGCGCGACCGTGGTGGCGGATCAGCTGATCGCCAAGATCGACACCGCAGCCAAGGCCGGCGCGGCCGCGCCCGCTGCTGCGCCTGCCGCAGCACCGGCTGCCGCCCCCGCAGCGGCCGCTGCCGCTGCCGGCGGCACGTCGAAGTCCGACGTCGCGATGCCCGCCGCCGCCAAGCTGCTCGCCGACAACAAGCTCGCTACCTCCGACGTGACCGGCACCGGCAAGGACGGCCGCGTCACCAAGGGTGACGTGCTGAGCGCCGTGGCCGGCGGCGTGACCGCGAAGGTCGCCGCCCCCGTGGCGATCCCGACCGGCGCGCCGAAGACCGCGCTGCCCCAGGTCGCTGCGCCGGCCAGGGCGCCCGAACTCGGCGACCGTCCGGAAGAGCGCGTGCCGATGAGCCGCCTGCGCGCCCGCATCGCCGAGCGCCTGTTGCAATCGCAAGCCACCAACGCGATCCTCACGACCTTCAACGAAGTCAACATGGCCCCGGTCATGGAAATGCGCAAGCGCTTCCAGGAGAAGTTCGAGAAGGAGCACGGCGTCAAGATCGGCTTCATGAGCTTCTTCGTGAAAGCCGCGGTGCACGCGCTCAAGAAGTACCCGGTGCTCAACGCCTCGGTGGACGGCAACGACATCGTCTACCACGGCTACTTCGACATCGGTATCGCCGTCGGTTCGCCGCGCGGCCTGGTGGTGCCGATCCTGCGCAATGCCGACCAGATGAGCTTCGCCGACATCGAGAAGAAGATTGCCGAATACGGCGCCAAGGCGCGCGACGGCAAGCTGGGCATCGAGGAGATGACCGGCGGCACGTTCTCGATCTCCAACGGCGGCGTGTTCGGCTCGATGCTGTCGACCCCGATCATCAACCCGCCCCAGTCGGCCATCCTCGGCGTGCACGCGACCAAGGACCGCGCCGTCGTCGAGAACGGCCAGATCGTCGTCCGTCCGATGAACTACCTGGCGATGAGCTACGACCACCGCATCATCGACGGTCGCGAAGCCGTGCTCGGCCTCGTGGCCATGAAGGAAGCGCTCGAAGATCCGGCGCGCCTCTTGTTCGACATCTGA
- a CDS encoding propionate--CoA ligase produces the protein MTPATRQSDRLPFDRRSAPKFDTLFRVSTLYLLATRVVVCVWCRLSVPCKQTINNYEFSFWLFRNLNKETRLMDRYAEFYRRSIDTPEAFWAEQAKLIDWKTPPGQILDASRPPFVKWFAGGTTNLCHNAVDRHLASRGDQPALIFVSTETGVERSYSFRELHAEVQRTAASLMELGVGQGDRVLIYMPMIPEAAFAMLACARLGAIHCVVFGGFASGSLASRIEDATPKVVVSADAGSRGNRVLAYKPLLDEAIRLSAHKPQSVLLVDRGLAPMDLVPGRDHLAAALRDRHMDAQVPCAWLDATDISYTIYTSGTTGKPKGVQRDTGGYAVALAASMKHIFDGRAGETYFSTSDIGWVVGHSYIVYGPLIAGMATIMYEGLPTQGIDREPDGGIWWRLVEKYKVTVMFSAPTAVRVLKKQDPALLKKHDLSSLRALFLAGEPLDEPTARWISDGLGVPIIDNYWQTESGWPILTVANGVERIPSKFGSPGIPMYGFKVKILHESTGEELTGANEKGVVVIEGPTPPGFMQTVWRDDARFVNTYWNSIPGKTVYSTFDWGIRDEDGYFYILGRTDDVINVAGHRVGTREIEESISGHPGVAEVAVVGVADSLKGQVALAFVVSKEAAAVIDADLALRLEGEIMKRVSDDLGALARPARVRFVSALPKTRSGKLLRRAIQAVCEHRDPGDLTTIDDPSTLQQIKQLL, from the coding sequence ATGACGCCAGCGACACGCCAAAGTGACAGGTTGCCATTCGATCGCAGAAGCGCCCCAAAATTCGACACTCTATTTCGCGTTTCGACACTCTATTTGCTCGCAACACGAGTAGTGGTGTGTGTGTGGTGCCGACTGTCAGTTCCCTGCAAGCAGACCATCAATAATTATGAATTCAGTTTCTGGCTATTCCGAAACCTGAACAAGGAGACACGCCTCATGGACCGTTATGCAGAGTTCTATCGCCGTTCCATCGACACGCCGGAGGCCTTCTGGGCAGAGCAGGCGAAGCTCATCGACTGGAAAACGCCGCCCGGGCAGATCCTCGATGCGAGCCGGCCGCCGTTCGTGAAATGGTTTGCCGGCGGAACGACCAACCTCTGCCACAACGCGGTGGACCGGCACCTGGCGAGCCGTGGCGACCAGCCGGCGCTGATCTTCGTGTCCACCGAGACCGGCGTCGAAAGAAGCTATTCCTTCCGCGAGCTTCACGCCGAAGTCCAGCGCACCGCCGCGAGCCTGATGGAGCTCGGCGTGGGCCAGGGCGACCGGGTGCTGATCTACATGCCCATGATCCCGGAGGCGGCGTTCGCGATGCTGGCCTGCGCGCGCCTCGGCGCCATCCACTGCGTGGTGTTCGGCGGCTTTGCCAGCGGTTCGCTGGCGTCGCGCATCGAGGATGCGACGCCGAAGGTCGTCGTCAGCGCCGATGCCGGCTCGCGCGGCAACAGAGTGCTGGCGTACAAGCCGCTGCTGGACGAGGCGATCCGCCTGTCGGCGCACAAGCCGCAGTCGGTGCTGCTGGTGGACCGGGGCCTCGCGCCGATGGACCTGGTGCCGGGGCGCGACCACCTCGCCGCCGCGCTGCGCGACCGGCACATGGATGCGCAGGTGCCGTGCGCCTGGCTGGACGCCACCGACATCAGCTACACCATCTACACCAGCGGCACCACCGGCAAGCCCAAGGGGGTGCAGCGCGACACCGGCGGCTACGCGGTGGCGCTGGCGGCGAGCATGAAGCACATCTTCGACGGCCGCGCGGGCGAAACCTACTTCTCCACCAGCGACATCGGCTGGGTGGTCGGGCACAGCTACATCGTCTACGGCCCGCTGATCGCCGGCATGGCGACCATCATGTACGAGGGGCTCCCCACGCAGGGCATCGACCGCGAGCCGGACGGCGGCATCTGGTGGCGCCTGGTCGAGAAGTACAAGGTGACGGTGATGTTCAGCGCGCCGACGGCGGTGCGCGTGCTCAAGAAGCAGGACCCGGCGCTCCTGAAGAAACACGACCTGTCGAGCCTGCGCGCGCTGTTCCTCGCTGGAGAGCCGCTCGACGAGCCCACCGCGCGCTGGATCAGCGACGGCCTGGGCGTGCCGATCATCGACAACTACTGGCAGACCGAATCCGGCTGGCCGATCCTCACGGTGGCGAACGGCGTCGAGCGCATCCCGAGCAAGTTCGGCAGTCCGGGCATTCCTATGTACGGATTCAAGGTCAAGATCCTCCACGAATCGACCGGCGAGGAACTCACCGGCGCCAACGAGAAGGGCGTCGTCGTGATCGAGGGGCCCACGCCGCCGGGCTTCATGCAGACGGTGTGGCGGGACGACGCCCGCTTCGTCAACACCTACTGGAACAGCATTCCGGGCAAGACGGTCTATTCGACCTTCGATTGGGGTATCCGGGACGAGGACGGCTATTTCTATATCCTGGGGCGCACCGACGACGTGATCAATGTCGCCGGGCATCGGGTCGGCACGCGCGAGATCGAGGAGAGCATCTCCGGTCATCCGGGCGTGGCCGAAGTGGCGGTGGTCGGCGTCGCCGATTCGCTCAAGGGGCAGGTCGCGCTGGCGTTCGTCGTCTCGAAGGAAGCCGCGGCCGTGATCGATGCCGATTTGGCCTTGCGGCTGGAAGGGGAAATCATGAAGCGGGTGTCCGACGACCTCGGCGCGCTCGCCCGGCCGGCGCGGGTGCGCTTCGTCAGTGCACTGCCCAAGACCCGCAGCGGCAAGCTGCTGCGCCGGGCGATCCAGGCCGTCTGCGAGCACCGGGACCCCGGCGACCTGACGACGATCGACGATCCGTCCACGCTCCAGCAGATCAAACAGTTGCTCTGA